Proteins co-encoded in one Metabacillus sp. KUDC1714 genomic window:
- a CDS encoding M23 family metallopeptidase, with amino-acid sequence MREEEKKRTSQNTKFQQFFRKRWVFPAIYLMSAAVILTAVLWYQSISNNVAEDLQTPDQGENAMNDPEAVEVNALKENVKMPALDPDAVSVVKKFYDPNASTEEQEAALVSYNNSYRMNKGIDIANEDQKQFDVVASLSGTVTKATKDPILGYVVEIEHENDVVTVYQSLAEANVQAGDKVEQNELIGKAGKNLYNEEDGNHLHFEIRQNGTAINPLTYMDKPVTSIEEPVQEEATQEEATQEEAPSEDAEAPKEDAEADDKSAEESPESDKDAQKGETEGSEQSNEPEASNNTLNS; translated from the coding sequence ATGAGAGAGGAAGAAAAGAAACGTACTTCTCAAAACACAAAATTTCAACAATTTTTTAGAAAACGTTGGGTATTTCCGGCAATTTACCTAATGAGTGCTGCAGTTATCCTTACAGCGGTTTTATGGTATCAAAGCATTAGCAACAATGTAGCAGAGGATTTGCAAACTCCTGATCAAGGAGAAAACGCAATGAATGATCCTGAAGCAGTAGAAGTAAATGCACTTAAAGAAAACGTTAAAATGCCTGCTTTAGATCCAGATGCAGTTTCAGTCGTTAAAAAGTTCTATGATCCTAACGCTTCAACTGAAGAGCAAGAAGCGGCACTAGTATCCTATAACAATTCTTATAGAATGAATAAAGGGATCGACATTGCAAATGAGGATCAAAAACAATTTGATGTTGTTGCATCACTAAGTGGTACAGTAACAAAAGCAACGAAAGATCCAATTTTAGGCTATGTTGTTGAAATTGAGCATGAAAACGATGTAGTAACAGTTTATCAATCATTAGCTGAAGCAAATGTACAAGCTGGTGATAAAGTTGAACAAAATGAGTTAATTGGTAAAGCTGGTAAAAATCTTTACAATGAAGAAGATGGTAATCACTTACACTTCGAAATTCGTCAAAATGGTACAGCGATTAACCCGTTAACATATATGGATAAGCCGGTAACATCCATTGAAGAGCCAGTTCAAGAAGAAGCAACTCAAGAGGAAGCTACACAGGAAGAAGCTCCAAGTGAAGATGCTGAAGCTCCAAAAGAAGACGCTGAAGCAGATGACAAGTCTGCAGAGGAATCTCCAGAATCAGATAAAGATGCCCAAAAGGGAGAAACTGAAGGAAGCGAACAATCTAACGAGCCTGAAGCTTCAAATAACACACTAAATTCGTAA
- a CDS encoding VanZ family protein: MRPFQTILGYFSNFDGLSITDQFVGNVLAFVPFGFLLPFFIPRLGSFIRMVGCTIAFSFSVEIAQLIFRVGAFDVDDLLLNTFGGVIGFLLSKVFNKKNRG, from the coding sequence ATTAGGCCTTTTCAAACAATACTAGGCTATTTTTCTAATTTCGATGGACTATCAATTACGGATCAATTTGTAGGGAATGTCCTGGCATTTGTTCCATTTGGTTTCCTTTTACCGTTTTTCATTCCTAGGTTAGGATCTTTTATCCGTATGGTAGGGTGTACTATTGCCTTTTCTTTTTCAGTCGAAATCGCTCAGCTGATATTCCGTGTGGGGGCGTTTGATGTAGATGATTTACTATTGAATACATTCGGCGGGGTCATTGGTTTTTTATTATCGAAGGTTTTTAACAAAAAAAATCGAGGCTGA
- a CDS encoding DUF4212 domain-containing protein — MKKIDKKVADAYFKERTRNIVIYLIIGFLSSFGVVLFAEFFSKFSINGFPFHYFMGAQGAVVVFILLLFVNAKVSDSIDRKYGIDESKNEQLSAGKTLDH, encoded by the coding sequence ATGAAGAAAATTGATAAGAAAGTGGCAGATGCATACTTTAAAGAGCGCACACGAAATATTGTCATTTATTTAATTATTGGGTTTCTATCCTCTTTTGGTGTTGTTTTATTTGCTGAGTTTTTTAGTAAATTTAGTATTAATGGCTTTCCTTTTCATTATTTTATGGGAGCACAAGGTGCTGTCGTTGTTTTTATTCTATTATTATTTGTTAATGCAAAAGTCAGTGATTCAATTGATCGGAAATACGGAATTGATGAAAGTAAAAATGAGCAGTTAAGTGCTGGTAAAACGTTAGATCATTAA
- a CDS encoding VanZ family protein has translation MKKLLITILPLLYMVLIWILSSNPADAFVKTPFSFDTLLKESLHLIEFAILYWLIAFAFMAHKKWSERASLVAAIIAILYGLTDEIHQSFVPARSATVIDFVKDTIGVTISYLIAKRKFFSVK, from the coding sequence ATGAAAAAGCTGCTCATTACAATTCTTCCCCTTCTATATATGGTGCTAATTTGGATATTATCTAGTAATCCAGCTGACGCGTTTGTTAAAACACCATTTTCCTTCGACACGCTATTGAAGGAATCCCTACACTTAATAGAATTTGCGATTCTTTATTGGCTGATTGCATTCGCATTTATGGCACATAAAAAATGGAGTGAACGAGCAAGCTTGGTGGCAGCGATCATAGCAATCCTATATGGTCTAACAGATGAAATTCATCAATCGTTTGTTCCAGCTCGTTCAGCAACAGTGATTGATTTTGTGAAGGATACGATTGGGGTTACTATTTCCTATTTAATTGCGAAGCGAAAATTTTTCAGTGTGAAATAA